The DNA window GGGAAGCGGAGCCCAGCTGCTCTGGCCTTCATGCACGTAGCCGAGAGGCCAAAGGACTTTCGGCTGAGCTCTTTTGGATgatgcagctctgcaaagcaaACAGCTTTAGGAGTcctctgtgtcctgctcttcGCATGGGCCGCTGGTACTGGCGGAGGAGCTGTTTCGAAGTAAGACAGGATCTTCAAGCAGTCAGATCTGAAGTGAGCAAAGACTTTTCTGCCCATTTCGTGGAGAGAGCTGCACGGCAGCTGCCATGGAGGCCATTCCCGTCCCTTTCCAGACCCCGATCTCCGCTTCCTGGCCCTCTCCGCCTGGAAATGCTCTCATTAATCCAGATAGCAGCTTCTGGGTTATAGAGCCCATCCTTTGCCTTGGTACGGAGACCACCAGCGGGTCGGTCTCAGGCCCAGGGACGATGACATTATTTGTGTTCAAAGCACCTGTAAATTCAGAACGGTGTTTTTATGAGACCATAACCAGAGGCACTGACTGTACTGAACACGAATTCAGTGAGGATTTAATGGACACAGCTGAGCATGCTCAAGGACACTTTTGACACTTTTGAGTGGATCTGAACTTGAAAACCTTTCCGAAAGATCTGAAATGATGGCTCCGTTGAGCTGATTGATAGATCCACCTGAACAACGCAATAAACTGCAGCCCTTTGGAGATCTCTCTGTGCCATGCTCTGGTCCTGCAGCAGAATTATTGATAGAGGCAGTTGGCCTGTGTCTTCCCATAAGTCAAAAGAACCATAAAACTGGATATAATAGATGAGAAGTCGCCTAAGCACACAGTTATCATTTCCTTATAGCAAAcataaatgtatttgttttgtagCCGTGgttacaaaaataactttttcattctgtttgttcAGAGGTTCCTCCTGCACTTTGTTCTCACAAATAAACAAGCGTTTCTCTTGAAAGTTTTTATTGTCCCTTACAAGGTTTTGAAAGGTCCCATCCCTTCTCCAGCATGGCCCACCCAGCAGAGGAATGCAGCTCTTCCAATTGCATGGGAAGACGGGCGTCTGAGAGTGGGAATTGCTGAGTTTTCCTACCAGGATGGTGTCACATCTTGAGAGTGGCAATGCAAGCGCCCTAGCTGCTCTTTTGCCGATGGCTCACGGATTAATGTCACAGCACAGCAGACCTCTGCAGAGGAGTCCTACCTGCTGTTCAGCGCCTCAGTGCTTGCATTTGTCTTCAAAATCCTGTCCTGGAAACAGGAGTGAGTTGCTTTTAAagagttttaaagagtttttagCTGTATTAATCAGTCTACAGTAAGGGACAGACTTTCGGGAGGTCTCAGCTCCTCTTGTAGTTGCACGAGGAGGAGCCCAGCTGTCCAGAAGTGCTTATACGCGGCATCTCCCGGGGATGGCGATGCTCGAGGAAGAGGAATTCCCCACTGTTTTGGCGGAAGCTGCTGGATACTGAAGACTTAAGAAAATCTAGTCCTTAGGGCGACAGAGGAAATATGTTCTCTGTGACTAATGAGTAGGTAACGCAATAAGCCACTTCTTAGAAATCCCCAGGCGCTGGCCAAGGCAGGTAGATGGTACTGTCACCAAGGAATGGCTTCAAAATACTGCAAACCAAGAGACTTAAGTCCGTTTCTGTCTTGTTTCTACCCACCTTGTCCAGCTCTCTGCTCGTTTCCCTTTTCGTCCCCGCTCCTAAGCCCCCCTCCAGAGTAGCGAAGGGCGCTTCCTTCTCCAGAGAACAACGTGCACATCTTAACAGCCAGTCCATTAGTGCTTCGATGGTTCTTTTAATTAACTAATCTCTTCAAAATATCAAGAGTCTGTTGAGCCATCTGGACCGATGAAAGTCACATATTGCGTTACTAACGGGCTGATTAAACCCTTCGTTTTGCTCCAAGTTCTACGTGTACCCAAATGTTGCCGCTCAGAAGCTGCTGGGAGATCTGAATTTTGCCCTCGCCCGACACGACGTTTGCTAACGGCGTGGCGCAGAGGGCTGCTGCTAATCCTGGTTGCTGATGTAGCAAGAAAGACCCTTGCAGACATCAGGATCAGTCCGCCAAGGTCTGTAAGGGAGGCTGGCAGGGAGGTGATAGCGCAAGTTTGGAGCAAATAGGACCGAGCAGCTTCAGGACTGCAATCGCAGTGAATTTGCTGCGCATGCAAAGGCAGAATAGAtatgtcttattttttttctggctggatTAGGGAGGAATTAAACTGTTCCGATTTGCCAAAAACGCTAGAATGGCTCAAGGTATAAATCATACCCCTCCGCGGCAACCTGCAGGGCCAGCCGATCGGCGAGCCGTGGCAATAGCCTCAAGCCAGCAGCgctttcagctctgcagaaaaaccTTTAACATACAATAATATCGCTGCGGAGGGggttttctctccctcctgcgcCCTGCGAGGAAGGGTGCATTCCAACATCCCTATCAGAAGGTTTTATCTTATCGTGGGAACCACCCCACCGTTGCACGGCTGTGTTTTTGCAACAACATATTGCTGACTTTAATTTGGTTTATGAACCCATAACTCCTGGATTCCCAGTTTTATACTGTGTTCTCAAGGAAAGGTCAGTGCATGTTTAAACAGAGGCTCCGAGCACCTCCTGGCCAAGAACCTTAACACACTTGGTGGCTGTTGTGAGATTTAACGACTGCCTCCTAATTTATATAAGGTGATCTTTGCTTTTGCAAGGAGCCAAGGCGCAGGGCGGAGGTGTGATTTACCCTGGGAGCTGGGAGTCGGAACGAGACTCCTCGTCTCCCGCCTGGGAGTCTCTCACCACCGCAGACCACCTCCGCTCCTACCTTGCGGCGTGCAGAGTCTGGTTTTGCAACTGAGCCACAGCCACGTGTTTAAACACCCGAACGGCCCCGGGGAGAGGCAGTGCCGGAGCGGACGGTGGTGCCCGGGTTGCGGGGCTTGGTCGGGGCGGGTTCCCCGCAGCTTCCCCGCTAACGGTGCTCCGGTGTCGCTTGCAGGTGAGTGGCCACCTGGACTACATGAAGCAAATGGACACGATCCTAAAAGCCGTGGGCATTAAAACCAAGGAGTGCCAGCTCAAAGAGAAGGGCAGCGCCCGCCTTTTCGCCCCGCCGGCCAAGAAAACGCCGCAGGCAGCGGGCAGCGAGGCTCGGGGAGAGGAAAGCGCCGTGCGAGACGAGGACGCGGCTGATGGTGGCCACTGGTCCTGGGAGCCCATGGACTCACCGGACTCGCTAGACACCAGCAGAGACGGGGCCCGGCCGTGTCTGTCCCTGCCCACGGGAACACCGTAGAGCCAACAGAGCTATCGCGGAGCATCCTCAGGCCTCCTTAGATCCGAGAGCCGTGGCCCTGGAGCATCCCGGGATCGAAGCCTTCCCAGCGGCCGCCCCAGATGAGAACGGGCTGATCCTTGCCTGCACCGGCGTCGCTCCTCGGGAAGCGCTGGCTCTCCTCACCAGGACATTAAAAGCATTTTCCCACCGGAGGTTGACTTGGCTTTTGGTTTTCAGGTGTCCCGGAGCGCCGCAGGCTCCGACTGGCCGGTTATCGTCCCGGTGTCGCCACTTTGGCTCTGTTGACCGGCGGCGGAGAGCACGCGGCTTCTTTCCCCCGGCTGCTGCCGGTTTGCTGCCGGGGCTCGGGCACTTTCCAAGCAACACGACCGCTTCCCTGTCCGCGAGCCGAGAACGACGAGCGCTGGAGACCTCATTACTCTTAGAAACATGCTTTGAGTCCCTAGGTGCAAGACAGCGGAGGAAACAGTGCGCTTTTTATGATTTATTCCTTTGTGAAACTTCCTCCCAGGCTTTGCAAGCCAGCAACCCACAGGGACTTTCGTTCCATGTCCCACACACGTCTCCAGCCTTAACAGCCCCCTCTAGTCACGTTTTTTAATTGgcttaaaataaaaccaatacTTGGCATAGGATAAACATAAATCTGTTTGATTTCTACCTCCTTCCACAACAGTGAGTTGGCATCCACTCTTTTCTCCCCCCATTTTGCTGCTCAGCCCAAGAAAACACAACCGAGCGGGAGCACGGCAAGAGGCTAAGCCCCCTTCTGAGAACACCTCCAAGTTTTACTGTCTTAAAACGAGCGCTAGTTGGTAAAATACCTTCCCACACCCAGATCTAGAAGGTCTCATTAACTCGCCAGAGGGAAAATACTGTGATTGCACCTTCTGATTTTGGCTCCCACTgagtcctcctcctccctccccattcCAGCTGTTAGTCCGATAacaacttcttttttcccccgAGCTTTCTGCAAACTTTACCTCCTGCTTCTATCGCGCGCGGTCGCAACGCAGCTGCCCCAGAGGAGGGCTGAGCCCCACGGGGCTCCGATTCACGCACGCGCCTCGCTGCCGAGCCCCACGGCAAGGCGCCCGCGGGGCGGCAGATGTTTTTGGGACAGGTTATGGGATCCGACAGGCACCGGCCTGTTTCCAAGGGCAGCGTTTAAGCCGTTGGGCTATAGGAAGGGGATGTGGTTCCCCACCAGACATGGGGATTTCTCTGCAAGCAAACGTCTTCGTTACAAAGAGCCCAATGCCAGAATAGGGGATCTATCACTTCCTAAAATTTGGCTTGAAGAAGTTTGGAGGACACCGAATGCGGCCGAGTTTGTTGCTGAACGAGACCACGAACATCTGTCTCCCAAGGAGACCGTGCCCCTGCGAACAGCTTCCTTACGGAGCTGGGGCGAGCGCTCCGGGCGCTGGGAAGCAGCCTGGCTTCATCCCTCTCCTGAAGCCCATGTCCACTGCATCGGTGAGCTGATGGACTTCTGGAGTTCAGCTCAGGTTTTTCTACCCCTGTTTACCTGGAGTTATGGccaaaatatgtttttgtatttgtggcaagatgtatttattttcacgCTTGATACCAAAACCAAGCTAACTATCTGTTGGCCACACGCATGTGGAGAAGATGGATTAAACTGTTTGATATTTGAACTTGTGATTAGTCCTCCGTTTACCACGGTCGCGTGTCGCTGGCCGCTGGGCCAGCCCTCTGCTGCAAGGGCATTTGTCGCAAATAAATGTTAAATTAGACATAAAAGCACTTGTTCTGGTCTTGAACGCGGGGGGGTAACGTGGCAAGGCTGCAGGACAGGAGTCCAGCGAGGGCACAGCAACAAACTaccagcccagctctgcacctaaaaggcacttgggggagAATTTGCTAAAAGCATTTGTAACTTTTTCAAGTGCCCACTTCTCACGCTGCTCGCGATTCTCTCTGCTTATGGCTGCGCGGAGCGGTGGGGGGGCTTTGGGCGTTGTTTAAAAGACAGCGTTCGCTTCGATTTTTATGacaaaaatgcatgttttccGATTGCACACTCTAAAACCTGATGGATTGTCAGAGCAAAAATACGCCAAAAATAGGAAGCTGTAGGATGAAAGCTATCGGGAAGCTTATTTCATTACTTGCTACTGTCAGGATACCCGTACAGCCGCAAACAAGTCGAACACCCACACCCGTGCTGAATATCCAAAAAGCAGCGCTGAACATTTTGCATCGGATTTAATCCCCCGTAGAGCAGGCTGTTCCTGATTAAATACGAGGGTTTGCGTGTCACAACACCGCTGTTTTCTCAGGCAGCCGAGGCAGATCCGATCCGGCTCGGGCGAGAGGGTCCGGCTCCAGGAGGACACGATGTTGTGTGGACAGACCCGGCCGGAGCTCTCGCCCGTGAGTCACTGCATGCGGTTTCcgccttttttcctctcttgggGAGTGAGAGAGAGGGGATCGGCTGGGATGTGCGAGTGGGAGCCAAAACCCGCCCGTGGTTTAGGTTCGGGGAGACGCCTGAGGTCCAAGGTCTGGATTAACCTTGTGAGAAGTCCCCGAGAAACCCATCTCCGCGGGGTTCAACttgcccccgcgccggggcaccTCTCCGAGCTTCTCGTCCCTCTGCGCTGCGTTTTTGGGGCAGAAACGCTGCGGCTGCAACATCGGTGGAGACGGGCGTCTGGCACAAGGTGTCGAGGAAAAGTCTCGGGGCAAATCCGCCCTCCGGGCAGATGCCGCCCCGCGCACGGACGTCCCCGACCCGCCGGCAGCTCCGGGGCGGCCGGCTCAGGCCACGGGGGTGCCGAGCCCCGCGCGCCGCAGCTCCCCGTCCGCCGTCTCCCCGTCGAAGAGGCTCCCTGGGCGgacgccgggggccgggaggccgTCGGCGGCTGGCAGCAAGCCGTGCTCGTCAGCCCGGGCGGTGCCGGAGTCGCCGGAGTCGGTCTCGGCCTGCAGGGCGAGGACATTCTTGAGGGACGTGGCCGCGCGGGGCCCGCTGTTGGAGTTCCTCACGGAGAGGGAGACGGCGCTGGGCCCGGGCTCCCCTGCGCGCCGGCAGCACGGCAGGTATTTGCCCATGGCCCTCTTGAAGTCCCGCATGAAGAGCGGGTAGATGATGGGGTTCATGGTGCTGTTGCAGTAGCCGAGCCAGGTGAGCACGTCGAAGAAGCCCGCCGGGACGCAGCCGCAGACcgcctggcggggggggggacacggcaaGGGTTAGCAGCCTTTCCCGCCTGGATTCGGAGCAAAACGCTTTCGAAAACCGGCCCTTCCCGAGGGAAAACCCGCGGGCGCCGGGACGGGGGGGCGGCGGGATGGGCAGAGGGACCGGCCCGACCGCGGAGGTGAGATGGGCGGGGAGCACCGGGGCCCGGGCGTCCGGCGAGGCCGTCTTACCTGCGCCACGTTGGCGACGAAGAAGGGGAGCCAGGCCACGAAGAACATGCCCAGGAGGATGCCCAGCGTCAGGCTGGCCTTCAGcaccttcttgctgtgcttgttgGCCAACCTCCTGCcctcgccgccggccgcggcctgGCTCGGCGCGCGGGAGACCTGCGCCGCGacgcggggcggggaggcggcccgGCCGCCCGAGGAAAGCGGCATTCGCTGCTGCGACtcctgcaaaaaaaacccccaaaaatcacattatttccattatttccCTCCTTGCAGAGACGGACGGGCACACGCACCAGTCCCCGGGCCGTAAATCATTTCCTCGCGGGAAGCAATATACCCCCTCCATGCTGGGAGGATTTTTTCACCGAAAAATAGGGGTTTATCATTAAGACACTTCTTTTATAGAAAAATGCAACTCGGCCGATGCTCTGGTGAGGATAAAGCGTGCCCTAAAGAGGCAGCTCAAGCTGCTGATCAGAGCAGCAAATTAATTACATCTTAAAAGCAGGAGCTCAAGCAGTGTCCCAAAACCCAGCATCCAGAgggcaaaaaaaggcattttataaTATTGTCTTATTCTCTGCTTCTCATTTTCCTTTGGGAAGCCTGGTGCATCCTATCACACATAGGAGAGCTGGCTGGGTCAGAGAGTCCCAGAGAGAGAACAGACTAAATCAAGGTATTTAAAGGTAATTAAGTGTCTTTTCCCTGCAGGATGCGAGGTCAATAAAGCCTATTACAGGGAATTAAAGCTGTTAGGTTTAGCGGCAATTACCTTCTCCCGAAGAAATACAAACAGCCCCGAGCGCAGCCACGTTTCGGATTTAACCCCCCTAAGTCCTGGTCTAACCAGCGATGGGGAGTAAGGAGGGGTTTTGCAGCCGCCGCGCGCGGGTTACCTGTGCCgagggctcggcggcggcggcggcggtggccacGTTGGAGGCGAGGGAAGCCACCTGCACCGCTTGCTTGCGGGCGGCCAGGAGGATGCGGCAGTAGGTGAAGGAGATGGCCGCGGACGGGAGGAAGAAGGTGAGGCTGGAGGCCACCAGGGCGTAGGGCAAGCTGACCAGCAGCCGGCACTGGTCCTCCTCGCCCCGGGAGGTGACGTTCGGGGGCCGGGCCTCGAACTCCAGCTCGTGCCACCCCATGGTGATGGGCAGGAAGGAGGCCAGGGCGGCCAAGGTCCAGGTGGCCAGGACGAGCCAGAGGGCCCGGCAGGAGGTCATGCGCAGCTTGTATTTGAGGGGGCAGATGATGAGCAGGTAGCGGTCCCAGCTGATGAGGCAGAGGTTGAGGATGGAGGCACTGCAGCACATGACGTCGAAGGCGTACCAGAGGGAGCAGAAGTCGCCCCGGAGCACCCAGCGGCCGTAGAGCTGGTTGAGCATGGCCGGGGGCATGACCACCAGCCCCACCATGAGGTCGGACATGAAGAGGGACACCAGGAAGAAGTTGGAGGTGTTGCGCAGGGAGCGCTGCGTGACgatgaggaggatgaggaggaagttCCCCGCCGCGGTCAGCAGGATGATGAAGCAGAGGAAAGCGGCCACCCAGCTGCTCCCCGCCGGCGGCAAGCGCTCGCCCAGCACGCTGGCGTTGGGGGCCCCCAGATCGCCCTCCATGAGGAGCCGGGCGGGAGGGCTGGCTGCGGAGCTGGGGGGACCTTCTCGGCCCGGGACCTGCGCTAGGTGATCATCGCCGGAGCCGGCTCCAGGGAAAGAAGTACCATCTCTCTGcgtcctccttcctcctctcctcctcctcctctcttccccctcgCGCTCTCTTCACCGGCAGCCAGGGCAGAGTGACATCCCCAGGAGCCGATCAGCAAGGTTTCCCTGCCCGTTACTCACAGCCAGACGTTTCCTCGTTCCTGCAAATCCCCCCACGCTCGGACGTCCCTGGATGGCGATTCTGGATGCTGAGGGATGCGGGAGACACCGGGGATGCTCAGGATGCCACGATGCTTAGGGAGCCGCCACGCTCGGGATGCCTGGGATGCTCAGGATGCTCGGGATGCTCAGGATGGTGCAGCGTTCGGGATGCCACAATGCTCTGGATGCTCTGGTCCTGGGATGCTCTGGTCTCAGGATGCTCCGGTCCTGGGATGCTCTGGTCTCGGGATGCTCTGGTCCCGGGATGCTCCGGTCCCGGGATGCTCTGGTTCCTGGGATGCTCTGGTCTCGGGATGCTCTGGTTCCTGGGATGCTCTGGTCCCCAGGATGCTCTGGATGCTCCGGACACTAGGGATGCTCCAGTCCCGGGGATGCTCTGGATGCCAGGGATGCTCTGGATGCCGGCGGTGCTCCGGTCCCCGGGCTGCTCAGCTCTCGCCTCCCCCAGCCCGGCTTTCCAACCTGCAGGGCTCCGTCCCCaggggcgccggggcccctcgAGCTGCTCCGTGCCCGAGCTCGGCTGCCGCTGCAGCCAGGGACCGCGAGAAGAGCGGAGCAGCGCCGAGGCGAGCGCGGGGACACTCCCAGCCGAGCTCGCGTGCGGCGAGGAGGACGCAGCACGCGGGAGCGTGGGCAGCCGCCCGCAGGTGTTTCTCCCCAGCCAGCTCGGCGCGGGCACGTGTGCCTGCGGGCGCCAGCCGGACTCTCACCCGCTCCTCCGGGATGCACGGAAAGGGATGCAGGAATGCCGATTCGGAAGAGGTGGGGCGGGtgcgggggggagaggaggagatgagaTGAAATGCTAATGAAAACGGGGATCTGCTCTGAACTCCGCAAAGTGGCAGCCGGAGAGTTCCCTTTGCTGCCTTAAAGAGACAGCTCTGCCTCCCCAAATCCCTCGCTCTCCGCCGCCGGCTGCTCCGGCTGACACGGGCGGGCGCATTCTTCGCCTCGCAGGTTGGCCGCAAGCTTCGCAGCGGTTGGTGGCCCGGGATGGACCCCCATCTTGCCCTCTGGCAAGCGGGAAGCAACATGTCAGGGGACCCAGCAGGTCCCACTGGCTTCTCCATCGCTTTGGCTCCGGCTGCCCGCCGCGGCGCAGAGACGCGCTGCGATTTAGGAGGAGGGATGTGACATCTCCGCGTTTCCAAGGGCCGCGGCACGAATTGCCAGCGAGGACGAGCCTGTCCCCCACCGCAACACAGTGCTGCTGGTGAGAAACCAGAATACGAATGCAGGGGAGGAATGGAAATTTCTCTCTTTACCAagacctgttttttttaatcaccttttCAACAACTTTGTCCTGCTTGTCCTAGCAGCTGAATGTTGTCCCTGGCCGATTTGTCTCCTTGCTGTCAGGGACAGCCCTGGTTTCTCAAATAGATGGGGGCAATTCAGGTGGATGAGGACCCTGGAAACCATCTCGGAGCAAGGGATGGGGAGGTGCAGAACCAGGCTCACCTCCGTGCCTGGAAACAGCCCCTGCGCTGCCCATGGCCCCCCGGGATCTCTGCGTCACTCGACGGCTCTTTGCTGGGAAACTGCCGCCGTCATTCGCGCTGGGACAAGCTCTCCTGGGAGCTCGTGCGCAGCGTCTGCCCGGGGAGCCCTCTCCTTGGAGGCCAaacctcctgccacctttgcgtCCCTCCGTCCTGGCAGGCGTCCCGGGGCACGGCACACACGCGAGGCTCCGATCGCAGCAGAAGGTTTCTTCAAAAAAGCGCTTGCACCAGGAAACCTTCGCTTCCCCGTCCCATCTGCGCTGGGAACCGGCGAGAAAACCCACCCTGAGGCCACACTGCGACAACCTCCCAGCTCGGATAAGTCGGCGCAGCGGCGCTGATTTATCCCAGCTGGGCCTGCGCTCGGCAAGGAGGTCATGCCGTGGCACGAAGCCTTGCTCCCGCTCCCCCGTGCTGCTCCCCAGCTTGGGAGCCCCTCCGTTTCTCCCCACCGCTTCTGCTCCAGGGCAGAGGCCTGGATCAGGACCGTGCCCTCCACAGCTAGGTACGTGGGAGGTTTTGCACGTTCGGTTTGGATGTGCTTGTCAGAAAAGCGGATCCAAATTGATTGAAGCCACATGTTTAGAAATCCTGCCTTGAAATGAGGTCCAAATCCTACCATTGCTTCCGCAAGAACTTTCGCACTCCAGCCTGTTTGTGCTCCCCCGGCCGTGCCGCATTTCTGGACAGACCTGCAGGACACGATGCCAGGTGCCACCAGCTCTGCTCGCCAGCGCTGCCGGCAGGGAAAGCAAAACCAGGTTGCCAACAGCCACCCGAGGGTGAACGTGGCAAAGAAAGGGCTGGTGAGCTGGAGTAGGACTGGACGGCTGAGAGACCTCAGCGAGGGAGTCCAGACAGTTCAATGCGCAATGCAACAGCCTCCGACAGTGCAATGCGCCCTCAGGGTCTCCTTCCATCCTTAAGGCAGATTTTGGAAGGAGTCTGGCCAGCTACCTTGCAGTTTGGTCTGCAAAACAGGGATCTTAACCCTCTGCTGCCTGGGTTGTGCTGGGAGGTTATCGAAAGGAGATGGAGACAGCCTGCTCCGGACACCTTCAGCTCCAGCCTTGGGAGTTTGTAGGGATAGTCCCCTTGCTAAACGCAGCCCGTTTTCACTGCACACCAATATATGTGCCATGGGAAGCCAGTCAAACCCTGGGTGTTACCGCTTTGCCTGGCTCATCCTGCCCTCACTTCCTCACTGCGTTGTTCCTGGAGCCACGCGAGGAGCATCTGGGTGTGCTGCGCCTGCTCTGGCCGTGAAAATCCCACGCGATCCCAAAAGCACGGGTTTCTgcaccttttcctgcctcccgGCTCTCCAAAAGGGCTCCTTTCCTTGGGTGGATGCTTCGCAGCCTAAAAACATTGTCTTAATGCACAGAACACCTCTGCCCCTGCCGGGTCCGTCCTTTCCCCTTCGTCATGGCAGTTCCTGCCTTCCTCCCTAACGCAACCCCCTCGCTCCCGCTCCGGCAGCTGCCAAGCTGCTCCCCAGCTCGCCTGGGTGCCCTCACTCACGACGCGCCGTCTGCGTCCGCGTCCCGGCTC is part of the Dromaius novaehollandiae isolate bDroNov1 chromosome 24, bDroNov1.hap1, whole genome shotgun sequence genome and encodes:
- the HTR6 gene encoding 5-hydroxytryptamine receptor 6, whose amino-acid sequence is MEGDLGAPNASVLGERLPPAGSSWVAAFLCFIILLTAAGNFLLILLIVTQRSLRNTSNFFLVSLFMSDLMVGLVVMPPAMLNQLYGRWVLRGDFCSLWYAFDVMCCSASILNLCLISWDRYLLIICPLKYKLRMTSCRALWLVLATWTLAALASFLPITMGWHELEFEARPPNVTSRGEEDQCRLLVSLPYALVASSLTFFLPSAAISFTYCRILLAARKQAVQVASLASNVATAAAAAEPSAQESQQRMPLSSGGRAASPPRVAAQVSRAPSQAAAGGEGRRLANKHSKKVLKASLTLGILLGMFFVAWLPFFVANVAQAVCGCVPAGFFDVLTWLGYCNSTMNPIIYPLFMRDFKRAMGKYLPCCRRAGEPGPSAVSLSVRNSNSGPRAATSLKNVLALQAETDSGDSGTARADEHGLLPAADGLPAPGVRPGSLFDGETADGELRRAGLGTPVA